The Actinomycetota bacterium genome contains a region encoding:
- the tsaE gene encoding tRNA (adenosine(37)-N6)-threonylcarbamoyltransferase complex ATPase subunit type 1 TsaE: MAASGEGAVRLVTRGPSETQNLGERLAEELRAGDVLLLVGELGTGKTCFAQGVARGLGVWEKLTSPTYTLLREYRGRLPLVHLDAYRLEGPLDLFDLGVEEYLEGDGVLVVEWADRARGFFRPPYLEVRFAYGGGEEERHIVFLPRGEGWRSRLTGLSGR; the protein is encoded by the coding sequence ATGGCCGCATCAGGCGAAGGCGCGGTGAGGTTGGTGACTCGCGGTCCCTCGGAGACGCAGAACCTGGGGGAGAGGCTGGCGGAGGAGCTGCGCGCGGGTGACGTGCTGTTGCTGGTGGGAGAGCTGGGGACGGGGAAGACCTGTTTTGCCCAAGGAGTGGCGAGGGGACTGGGAGTGTGGGAGAAGCTCACCAGCCCCACCTATACTCTGCTGCGAGAATACCGGGGCAGGCTTCCCCTCGTCCACCTGGACGCCTACCGCCTCGAGGGACCCCTCGATCTCTTCGACCTGGGGGTGGAGGAATATCTGGAGGGAGACGGGGTGCTGGTGGTGGAGTGGGCGGACCGCGCGAGGGGTTTTTTCAGGCCCCCGTACCTCGAGGTGAGGTTCGCCTACGGCGGCGGAGAGGAGGAAAGGCATATCGTCTTCCTCCCGAGGGGCGAGGGATGGCGCAGCCGGCTTACGGGGCTGTCCGGGCGATGA